Proteins encoded within one genomic window of Chroicocephalus ridibundus chromosome 7, bChrRid1.1, whole genome shotgun sequence:
- the LOC134518439 gene encoding aldehyde dehydrogenase family 3 member A2-like isoform X2, which yields MERMQQVVGRARAAFNSGRCCSLEFRLQQLKALERMVQEKEKEILAAIKADLHKCGPNAYNHEILGVLGELALAMDKLPSWAAPQPVKKNLLTMRDEVYICPEPLGVVLVIGAWNYPFVLVMQPLIGAIAAGNAVVVKPSEISENTAQLVADLLPQYLDQELYPVVTGGAAETTALLTQRFDHILYTGNSTVGKIVMAAAAKHLTPVTLELGGKSPCYIDKDCDLAVACRRITWGKYMNCGQTCIAPDYILCDPSIQSKVVENIKATLQEFYGEDVKSSPDYERIINKRHFRRIVGLLEGQKIAHGGETDEASCFIAPTILTDVSPESKVMQEEIFGPVLPILTVKSVDEAIEFINRREKPLALYVFSNDKKLIRRVISETSSGGVTANDVFMHALVPDLPFGGVGNSGMGAYHGKYSFETFSHRRACLIKDLKMEVVHKLRYPPGSQKKPMPSRGRSK from the exons ATGGAGAGGATGCAGCAGGTCGTTGGGCGGGCGAGAGCCGCCTTCAACTCGGGCCGGTGCTGCTCACTGGAgttcaggctgcagcagctgaaggcGCTGGAGCGGATggtgcaggagaaggagaaggagatccTGGCAGCCATCAAGGCGGATCTGCACAAG TGTGGGCCCAACGCGTACAACCACGAGATCCTGGgcgtgctgggggagctggcccTGGCTATGGACAAGCTGCCATCCTGGGCAGCCCCTCAGCCTGTGAAGAAGAACCTGCTGACAATGCGGGATGAGGTCTACATCTGCCCTGAGCCACTGGGGGTGGTGCTGGTCATCGGGGCCTGGAACTACCCCTTTGTCCTGGTCATGCAGCCTTTGATCGGGGCCATCGCAGCAG GCAATGCCGTGGTGGTGAAGCCATCGGAGATCAGCGAGAACACGGCTCAGCTGGTGGCAGATCTCCTCCCCCAGTACCTTGACCAG GAGCTGTACCCTGTGGTCACTGGGGGTGCAGCTGAGACAACAGCCCTGCTGACCCAGAGGTTCGATCACATCCTTTACACCGGCAACTCCACAGTGGGCAAAATCGTGATGGCAGCGGCCGCCAAGCACCTGACGCCCGTCACCCTGGAGCTGGGCGGGAAGAGCCCCTGCTACATCGACAAGGACTGTGACCTGGCCGTCGCCTGCAG GCGGATAACGTGGGGGAAGTACATGAACTGTGGGCAAACCTGCATCGCCCCGGACTACATCCTCTGCGACCCATCCATCCAGAGCAAAGTGGTGGAGAACATCAAGGCAACTCTGCAG GAATTCTATGGAGAAGACGTGAAGTCGTCTCCGGATTACGAAAGGATCATAAACAAGCGTCACTTCAGGAGGATCGTGGGCCTGCTGGAAGGGCAGAAGATTGCTCACGGGGGAGAGACTGATGAGGCCTCCTGCTTCATAG CACCAACTATCCTCACCGACGTTTCTCCGGAGTCAAAGGTGATGCAGGAGGAGATCTTTGGACCGGTCCTCCCCATTCTGACCGTGAAGAGCGTGGACGAAGCCATTGAGTTCATCAATCGTCGGGAGAAGCCCCTTGCCCTGTACGTCTTCTCGAACGACAAGAAG CTGATCAGACGGGTGATATCGGAGACCTCCAGCGGCGGCGTGACAGCCAATGACGTCTTCATGCACGCTTTGGTTCCAGATCTGCCCTTCGGCGGTGTGG GTAACAGCGGGATGGGCGCCTACCACGGCAAGTACAGCTTTGAGACCTTCTCCCACCGCCGCGCCTGCTTGATCAAGGACCTGAAGATGGAGGTTGTGCACAAACTCCGGTACCCGCCTGGCAGCCAGAAGAAG CCAATGCCCTCAAGAGGTAGAAGCAAATGA
- the LOC134518439 gene encoding aldehyde dehydrogenase family 3 member A2-like isoform X1 has translation MERMQQVVGRARAAFNSGRCCSLEFRLQQLKALERMVQEKEKEILAAIKADLHKCGPNAYNHEILGVLGELALAMDKLPSWAAPQPVKKNLLTMRDEVYICPEPLGVVLVIGAWNYPFVLVMQPLIGAIAAGNAVVVKPSEISENTAQLVADLLPQYLDQELYPVVTGGAAETTALLTQRFDHILYTGNSTVGKIVMAAAAKHLTPVTLELGGKSPCYIDKDCDLAVACRRITWGKYMNCGQTCIAPDYILCDPSIQSKVVENIKATLQEFYGEDVKSSPDYERIINKRHFRRIVGLLEGQKIAHGGETDEASCFIAPTILTDVSPESKVMQEEIFGPVLPILTVKSVDEAIEFINRREKPLALYVFSNDKKLIRRVISETSSGGVTANDVFMHALVPDLPFGGVGNSGMGAYHGKYSFETFSHRRACLIKDLKMEVVHKLRYPPGSQKKVDWAKFFLLKQFNKGRVGLAILALLGIVAAVVATVSFGSLLSA, from the exons ATGGAGAGGATGCAGCAGGTCGTTGGGCGGGCGAGAGCCGCCTTCAACTCGGGCCGGTGCTGCTCACTGGAgttcaggctgcagcagctgaaggcGCTGGAGCGGATggtgcaggagaaggagaaggagatccTGGCAGCCATCAAGGCGGATCTGCACAAG TGTGGGCCCAACGCGTACAACCACGAGATCCTGGgcgtgctgggggagctggcccTGGCTATGGACAAGCTGCCATCCTGGGCAGCCCCTCAGCCTGTGAAGAAGAACCTGCTGACAATGCGGGATGAGGTCTACATCTGCCCTGAGCCACTGGGGGTGGTGCTGGTCATCGGGGCCTGGAACTACCCCTTTGTCCTGGTCATGCAGCCTTTGATCGGGGCCATCGCAGCAG GCAATGCCGTGGTGGTGAAGCCATCGGAGATCAGCGAGAACACGGCTCAGCTGGTGGCAGATCTCCTCCCCCAGTACCTTGACCAG GAGCTGTACCCTGTGGTCACTGGGGGTGCAGCTGAGACAACAGCCCTGCTGACCCAGAGGTTCGATCACATCCTTTACACCGGCAACTCCACAGTGGGCAAAATCGTGATGGCAGCGGCCGCCAAGCACCTGACGCCCGTCACCCTGGAGCTGGGCGGGAAGAGCCCCTGCTACATCGACAAGGACTGTGACCTGGCCGTCGCCTGCAG GCGGATAACGTGGGGGAAGTACATGAACTGTGGGCAAACCTGCATCGCCCCGGACTACATCCTCTGCGACCCATCCATCCAGAGCAAAGTGGTGGAGAACATCAAGGCAACTCTGCAG GAATTCTATGGAGAAGACGTGAAGTCGTCTCCGGATTACGAAAGGATCATAAACAAGCGTCACTTCAGGAGGATCGTGGGCCTGCTGGAAGGGCAGAAGATTGCTCACGGGGGAGAGACTGATGAGGCCTCCTGCTTCATAG CACCAACTATCCTCACCGACGTTTCTCCGGAGTCAAAGGTGATGCAGGAGGAGATCTTTGGACCGGTCCTCCCCATTCTGACCGTGAAGAGCGTGGACGAAGCCATTGAGTTCATCAATCGTCGGGAGAAGCCCCTTGCCCTGTACGTCTTCTCGAACGACAAGAAG CTGATCAGACGGGTGATATCGGAGACCTCCAGCGGCGGCGTGACAGCCAATGACGTCTTCATGCACGCTTTGGTTCCAGATCTGCCCTTCGGCGGTGTGG GTAACAGCGGGATGGGCGCCTACCACGGCAAGTACAGCTTTGAGACCTTCTCCCACCGCCGCGCCTGCTTGATCAAGGACCTGAAGATGGAGGTTGTGCACAAACTCCGGTACCCGCCTGGCAGCCAGAAGAAGGTGGATTGGGCCAAGTTCTTCCTCTTGAAGCAGTTTAACAAGGGCCGAGTGGGTCTGGCCATCTTGGCCCTGCTGGGGATTGTGGCAGCGGTGGTGGCAACAGTGAGCTTTGGCTCTCTGCTGTCTGCATGA
- the LOC134518438 gene encoding aldehyde dehydrogenase family 3 member A2-like isoform X2: MERMQQVVGRARAAFNSGRCRSLEFRLQQLKALERMVQEKEKEILAAIKADLHKCGHNAYSHEILGVLGELALAMDKLPSWAAPQPVKKNLLTMRDEAYICPEPLGVVLVIGAWNYPFVLVMQPLIGAIAAGNAVVVKPSEISENTAQLVADLLPQYLDQELYPVVTGGVPETTALLTQRFDHILYTGNSTVGKIVMAAAAKHLTPVTLELGGKSPCYIDKDCDLAVACRRITWGKYMNCGQTCIAPDYILCDPSIQSKVVENIKATLQEFYGEDVKSSPDYERIINKRHFKRIVGLLEGQKIAHGGETDEASCFIAPTILTDVSPESKVMEEEIFGPVLPILTVKSVDEAIEFINRREKPLALYVFSNDKKLIKRVISQTSSGGVTGNDVIMHFFLSTLPFGGVGNSGMGAYHGKHSFETFSHRRACLIKDLKMEGTNKLRYPPSSQKKLDWAKFFLLKRFNKGRVGLAILALLGIVAAVVIKMVYY; encoded by the exons ATGGAGAGGATGCAGCAGGTCGTTGGGAGGGCGAGAGCCGCCTTCAACTCGGGCCGGTGCCGCTCACTGGAgttcaggctgcagcagctgaaggcGCTGGAGCGGATggtgcaggagaaggagaaggagatccTGGCAGCCATCAAGGCGGATCTGCACAAG TGTGGGCACAACGCGTACAGCCATGAGATCCTGGgcgtgctgggggagctggcccTGGCCATGGACAAGCTGCCATCCTGGGCAGCCCCTCAGCCTGTGAAGAAGAACCTGCTGACAATGCGGGACGAGGCCTACATCTGCCCTGAGCCACTGGGGGTGGTGCTGGTCATCGGGGCCTGGAACTACCCCTTTGTCCTGGTCATGCAGCCTTTGATCGGGGCCATCGCAGCAG GCAATGCCGTGGTGGTGAAGCCATCGGAGATCAGCGAGAACACAGCTCAGCTGGTGGCAGATCTCCTCCCCCAGTACCTTGACCAG GAGCTGTACCCTGTGGTCACTGGAGGAGTACCTGAGACAACAGCCCTGCTGACCCAGAGGTTCGATCACATCCTTTACACCGGCAACTCCACAGTGGGCAAAATCGTGATGGCAGCGGCCGCCAAGCACCTGACGCCCGTCACCCTGGAGCTGGGCGGGAAGAGCCCCTGCTACATCGACAAGGACTGTGACCTGGCCGTCGCCTGCAG GCGGATAACGTGGGGGAAGTACATGAACTGTGGGCAAACCTGCATCGCCCCGGACTACATCCTCTGCGACCCATCCATCCAGAGCAAAGTGGTGGAGAACATCAAGGCAACTCTGCAG GAATTCTATGGAGAAGACGTGAAGTCGTCTCCGGATTACGAAAGGATCATAAACAAGCGTCACTTCAAGAGGATCGTGGGCCTGCTGGAAGGGCAGAAGATTGCTCACGGGGGAGAGACTGATGAGGCCTCCTGCTTCATAG CACCAACTATCCTCACCGACGTTTCTCCGGAGTCAAAGGTGATGGAGGAGGAGATCTTTGGACCGGTCCTCCCCATTCTGACCGTGAAGAGCGTGGACGAAGCCATTGAGTTCATCAATCGTCGGGAGAAGCCCCTTGCCCTGTACGTCTTCTCGAACGACAAGAAG ttaaTCAAAAGAGTAATCTCCCAAACCTCCAGTGGAGGTGTTACTGGAAATGATGTCATCATGCATTTCTTCCTCTCAACCTTACCCTTTGGTGGTGTCG GTAACAGCGGGATGGGTGCCTACCACGGCAAGCACAGCTTTGAGACCTTCTCCCACCGCCGCGCCTGCTTGATCAAGGACCTGAAGATGGAGGGTACAAACAAACTCCGGTACCCACCTAGCAGCCAGAAGAAGCTGGATTGGGCCAAGTTCTTCCTCTTGAAACGATTTAACAAGGGCCGAGTGGGTCTGGCCATCTTGGCCCTGCTGGGGATTGTAGCAGCGGTGGTGATAAAG ATGGTTTACtactga
- the LOC134518438 gene encoding aldehyde dehydrogenase family 3 member A2-like isoform X1 — MERMQQVVGRARAAFNSGRCRSLEFRLQQLKALERMVQEKEKEILAAIKADLHKCGHNAYSHEILGVLGELALAMDKLPSWAAPQPVKKNLLTMRDEAYICPEPLGVVLVIGAWNYPFVLVMQPLIGAIAAGNAVVVKPSEISENTAQLVADLLPQYLDQELYPVVTGGVPETTALLTQRFDHILYTGNSTVGKIVMAAAAKHLTPVTLELGGKSPCYIDKDCDLAVACRRITWGKYMNCGQTCIAPDYILCDPSIQSKVVENIKATLQEFYGEDVKSSPDYERIINKRHFKRIVGLLEGQKIAHGGETDEASCFIAPTILTDVSPESKVMEEEIFGPVLPILTVKSVDEAIEFINRREKPLALYVFSNDKKLIKRVISQTSSGGVTGNDVIMHFFLSTLPFGGVGNSGMGAYHGKHSFETFSHRRACLIKDLKMEGTNKLRYPPSSQKKLDWAKFFLLKRFNKGRVGLAILALLGIVAAVVIKNHQSVLKRKALLIVLAVQRLGWLSVW; from the exons ATGGAGAGGATGCAGCAGGTCGTTGGGAGGGCGAGAGCCGCCTTCAACTCGGGCCGGTGCCGCTCACTGGAgttcaggctgcagcagctgaaggcGCTGGAGCGGATggtgcaggagaaggagaaggagatccTGGCAGCCATCAAGGCGGATCTGCACAAG TGTGGGCACAACGCGTACAGCCATGAGATCCTGGgcgtgctgggggagctggcccTGGCCATGGACAAGCTGCCATCCTGGGCAGCCCCTCAGCCTGTGAAGAAGAACCTGCTGACAATGCGGGACGAGGCCTACATCTGCCCTGAGCCACTGGGGGTGGTGCTGGTCATCGGGGCCTGGAACTACCCCTTTGTCCTGGTCATGCAGCCTTTGATCGGGGCCATCGCAGCAG GCAATGCCGTGGTGGTGAAGCCATCGGAGATCAGCGAGAACACAGCTCAGCTGGTGGCAGATCTCCTCCCCCAGTACCTTGACCAG GAGCTGTACCCTGTGGTCACTGGAGGAGTACCTGAGACAACAGCCCTGCTGACCCAGAGGTTCGATCACATCCTTTACACCGGCAACTCCACAGTGGGCAAAATCGTGATGGCAGCGGCCGCCAAGCACCTGACGCCCGTCACCCTGGAGCTGGGCGGGAAGAGCCCCTGCTACATCGACAAGGACTGTGACCTGGCCGTCGCCTGCAG GCGGATAACGTGGGGGAAGTACATGAACTGTGGGCAAACCTGCATCGCCCCGGACTACATCCTCTGCGACCCATCCATCCAGAGCAAAGTGGTGGAGAACATCAAGGCAACTCTGCAG GAATTCTATGGAGAAGACGTGAAGTCGTCTCCGGATTACGAAAGGATCATAAACAAGCGTCACTTCAAGAGGATCGTGGGCCTGCTGGAAGGGCAGAAGATTGCTCACGGGGGAGAGACTGATGAGGCCTCCTGCTTCATAG CACCAACTATCCTCACCGACGTTTCTCCGGAGTCAAAGGTGATGGAGGAGGAGATCTTTGGACCGGTCCTCCCCATTCTGACCGTGAAGAGCGTGGACGAAGCCATTGAGTTCATCAATCGTCGGGAGAAGCCCCTTGCCCTGTACGTCTTCTCGAACGACAAGAAG ttaaTCAAAAGAGTAATCTCCCAAACCTCCAGTGGAGGTGTTACTGGAAATGATGTCATCATGCATTTCTTCCTCTCAACCTTACCCTTTGGTGGTGTCG GTAACAGCGGGATGGGTGCCTACCACGGCAAGCACAGCTTTGAGACCTTCTCCCACCGCCGCGCCTGCTTGATCAAGGACCTGAAGATGGAGGGTACAAACAAACTCCGGTACCCACCTAGCAGCCAGAAGAAGCTGGATTGGGCCAAGTTCTTCCTCTTGAAACGATTTAACAAGGGCCGAGTGGGTCTGGCCATCTTGGCCCTGCTGGGGATTGTAGCAGCGGTGGTGATAAAG AATCACCAGTCTGTGCTGAAGAGAAAAGCCCTCTTGATTGTGCTGGCTGTTCAGAGGCTGGGCTGGCTCAGTGTGTGGTAA